Part of the Methylomonas sp. AM2-LC genome, ATGCTATCTTTAAGTGAGCTTACAGATAGAACATTTTGGTTAAATTTTAATTGCAATGAGATTTTTCACACTTTTTTCTGCTTTTCGTGTTTTTTTTGTGGTGGTGCTCACAGTTTCTGTTTGAATATAAATGGAATAATTATCAAAAAATTACCGACCGACCATTGGAAACCTAATTAGATCATCACACTCCAGTTAGGATAGCTGTTTCCCCTGTAATGGTCAGTCTCCATAACTGACAGTGCAAGGCACTGGATTTACGCAATACAGGGATAGAATGAACCCGATTACCCATGTGTTATTAGTTGAAGATCAAGAAATTATCGCAACTGTGATTGCTGATCTTTTAAGTTTGCAGGGGTTTCAAGTCAGTGTTTATGCCGATGGGCTGTTAGCCTGGGAACATTTGCAAAACACAGCGATTAATTACGACCTAATATTATTGGATATTAATATACCCAGCCTGGACGGCATGCAATTATTGGTTCGTATTAAGAATGATAGTCGCTTAGCAAATATTCCTGTCATTTTTGAAACCGGAATCGAAGATAAAGAATCAATACGTGAAGGTTTGCAAAAAGGTGCTTATTATTTTTTAACTAAACCTATCCAACCCGATTTATTGCTGGCGGTGGTTAACGCGGCTATTCAGCAAAAAATTGAATTTAGCGCCATGGTGGCAAAAGTAAAAAGGGCAGAGCGTCCACTGGCCTTACTACAAAACGGCATTTTTCATTTTCGAGAGCTGGATGAAGCGCGCCTACTGGCTAATTATCTGGCGATCGCTTGTCCAGACGCAGAACGAAGCGTAATTGGTTTGCAGGAGCTATTAATCAATGCCGTTGAACACGGCAACCTGGGGATCACTTATCAGGAAAAATCGAGATTATTATTGAGTAACCGCTGGCAGCAAGAAGTGGCTGGCCGCTTAAATATGCCCCAATATAGTCAGCGTTTTGTTGAAGTACAATTTGAACGGCAAGCTCAGGCGATTCGCTTTATGATTACAGATCAAGGTCAAGGATTTAACTGGCATGAATATCTGGATTTTTCTACAGAACGCGCTTTTGATTTGCATGGACGGGGTATCGCTATGGCAAAATTAATGAGCTTTGATCAGTTACAGTATCAGGGCAATGGAAATACGGTTATTGCCACGGTGCATATTTGATGTGCCGTGACTTATTTTCACTGTTAGTGGCTGCCTGGCTGCCAGCAATGCGTAAAAGGGCGGGCTAGTGAATAAGCATTCCACAACTCAGCGCTCCCATAATCAGACTTTAAAGCCTTTAATCAACTTTATTATTTGTACCTTGCTCTTCAGATTAATTGCAGAGCTTGTGCTGCGATACTGGTTTGCTGATCTATTGCTGTTACATTATGCAGGCTTACTGGTCGATGCTACCTTCATCGTGGTGGGTTCTTGGGTGCTTTATCGCATAGTCATACAGCAGTTTACTGTTGCCATCGCACCAGGTATTACGCAGATTTTCTCTCGAGTGGACGCCGAAAATAGCCAGAATATCGCGACCGAAATTTTAAATGCGTCTACGGATGCCATTTTTGCCAAAGATCTGCAAGGCCAGTACTTGCTGTTTAATCAAACCTTTGCGGCCGCTACAGACAAATTGGCGGATGAGGTGTTACAAAGTGATGCCTCGTTATTATTTCCACATGAGCAGGCGGAGCTGGTAAGCACTCATGATCAATTAGTGTTGAGTACTCAGCAGGTGTTATCGTTTGAAGTTACTTTGTCAACAGTGACGGGGGATCGTACCTATCTAAATACCAAAGGCCCATTACACGATGCCACAGGACAGGTCATTGGGGTGTTTGGTATTTCGCGCGATATTACAGAACGTAAATTGGTGGCACAAGCACTCACAGACAACGAAGTATCACTTCAGGAAGCACAGAACATCGCCGGTTTGGGTAGTTATGTGCTGGATATTAAAACCGGCATGTGGTCTTGCTCTAATCTATTGGATGATATATTGGGTATTGATCGGGATTACGAACATTCATTAGAGGGCTGGAAACGCTTATTGCATCCTATGGATAGGGATATGATGAGCCGCTATGTTGAGCAAAGTTTACTTAAGCAGGCTAAACCCTTTAATAAAGAATATCGCATTATCCGGCATAACGATCAGGCCTTACGCTGGGTGCATGGTATGGGCAGATTGGAATTTAATGCGCAGGGACAGCCTATTAAATTGCGTGGCACCATACAGAACATTACCCAACGTAAACTGGAGGAAGCTTTTTTGCAGCAACTTCAGGAATCGGCTTTAGTTAAGCAAAAACAGGCTCATTCCGATGCGATACAATTGATGCTGGATGCACAGATGGCGCGTAACAGCGCAGAATTGGCCAATCTGGCTCTGCAAAAAAGCGAACAACAGTTATTAATGGCGCAGGAAGCCGCGCAAGTCGGTATTTGGGAATGGGATTTACTCACCCAGCAATGTTATTTTTCCCCCGAATATTCCAAACTGTATGGATATGATTCTGCACAAGGAATTACGAGCAATGATGAGTGGCGGGCGCTGGTGCTGCCTGAGGATTTGGCCGTCATTGATGCCGTATGGGATAGTCATATTTTAAAAGGAGAACGATTTGAAGTGGAATTTAGAGCGCGCTGTTTAAATGGTGAACTGCGTTGGTTTGTCAGTAAAGGCAAGGCGCTATATGATGCCGATGGCACGCCAGTACGTCTGTCTGGCATTAATCTGGATATAACGATACGTAAACAAACAGAACAGCAATTGCATATATTGGTACAAGCTGTGGAACAAAGTTCTGAAGGAATTATTATTACCAATATGCATTACGAAATTGAATATGCAAATCAAGCGTATTTACATAACTGCGGCTATTCATTTGCGGAATTAATAAGACAAAACCCGCGCATACTTAATTCTGGAAAAACCCCTAAAGCAACTATTAAGGCTTTTTGGGAGGCGATGCAGCAAGGTAAAAGCTGGAAAGGCGAGTTTATCAATAAACGTAAAGATGACAGTGAATATGTGGCGTTTTCACTGATTACTCCTTTGCGGCAACCTGACGGTAGCATTAGTCATTATGTATCGGTGCAGGAAGATATTACCGAAAAGAAACGTAATGCCCGCGAGTTAGACGAATATCGCTATCGGTTAGAGGCGCTGGTGGAGAGTCGCACGGCAGAATTACAAACCGCCATTGCTCATGCTCAGGCCGCCAATCAAGCCAAAACCGCGTTTTTGGCCAATATGAGTCATGAAATTCGTACGCCACTGAATGCTATTATTGGCCTTACACACTTGTTAAAACAAAGTGGCTTAAATACAGATCAGCGCACCCGTTTGGAAAAGATTGCCGCTTCAGGTCAGCACTTGCTCTCCATTATTAATGATATTTTAGACTTGTCGAAAATAGAAGCCGGACATTTACAACTAGAACTTCGAGATTTTGCCCTGGAAAGTGTATTGGATAATGTGTGTTCATTATTTTCAACGCAAGCCAAAGCTAAAGGCTTAACCATTAGCGTTGACAATGATAGTGTGCCAACCTGGTTATGGGGCGATCAAACCAGGGTACGACAGATCATGCTTAATTTTGTCAGCAATGCCATTAAATTTACAGAACAGGGCGGTATTTGCTTACGTGCTAAATTATTGGAAGAATCCCCGCAAGGTATCGGGGTACGCTTCGAGGTTGAGGATAGCGGTATCGGTATCAGTGCCGATTTTCTGCCGCATTTGTTCGATGCCTTTACGCAGGCAGATGTTTCCACCGCACGTACCTTTGGCGGAACCGGGTTGGGCTTGGCCATATCGCGGCGCGTTGCCAAGTTAATGGGTGGCGAAGTAGGGGTGGAATCAACACCCGGTGTCGGCAGTATTTTTTGGTTTACTGTGGTCCTGCAACGTGGACATGGCCTACACAGTGTGACTAAAAATACCAAGCGTGTCTCGGCAGAAACGCAATTGCGAGAGCAGTATGCTGGCACGCGTATTCTGGTGGTGGATGATAATGCCATTAACCTTGAAGTGGCTGAAGCTTTGTTGCATGCCGTTGGTTTGAGTGTTGATACCGCTGTGAATGGTGCCATTGCTGTCGAGAAAATTTTCAACCAGCAGTATGCCTTGGTACTGATGGATATGCACATGCCGGAAATGGATGGTTTACAGGCTACCCGCAAGATACGTAATAACCCACTGTTTGCTAATTTGCCCATACTGGCCATGACGGCCAATGCTTTCGATGAAGACCGTAATCGCTGTAAGGCGGTTGGCATGAACGATTTTGTGACTAAACCCGTCAATCCAGAATCCTTTTACGCTGTTTTGTTACGCTGGTTAGCCCCTGTACAAAAAGATCCCGCTTTGCAGGAACATGAACTATCAGCGTTACCCAGCCCCACTACAGTGGGGCAGAATAATTCCACGGCGGCGCAAGCTATTCCCGAACAGTGGCT contains:
- a CDS encoding response regulator — encoded protein: MNPITHVLLVEDQEIIATVIADLLSLQGFQVSVYADGLLAWEHLQNTAINYDLILLDINIPSLDGMQLLVRIKNDSRLANIPVIFETGIEDKESIREGLQKGAYYFLTKPIQPDLLLAVVNAAIQQKIEFSAMVAKVKRAERPLALLQNGIFHFRELDEARLLANYLAIACPDAERSVIGLQELLINAVEHGNLGITYQEKSRLLLSNRWQQEVAGRLNMPQYSQRFVEVQFERQAQAIRFMITDQGQGFNWHEYLDFSTERAFDLHGRGIAMAKLMSFDQLQYQGNGNTVIATVHI
- a CDS encoding PAS domain-containing protein — protein: MLRYWFADLLLLHYAGLLVDATFIVVGSWVLYRIVIQQFTVAIAPGITQIFSRVDAENSQNIATEILNASTDAIFAKDLQGQYLLFNQTFAAATDKLADEVLQSDASLLFPHEQAELVSTHDQLVLSTQQVLSFEVTLSTVTGDRTYLNTKGPLHDATGQVIGVFGISRDITERKLVAQALTDNEVSLQEAQNIAGLGSYVLDIKTGMWSCSNLLDDILGIDRDYEHSLEGWKRLLHPMDRDMMSRYVEQSLLKQAKPFNKEYRIIRHNDQALRWVHGMGRLEFNAQGQPIKLRGTIQNITQRKLEEAFLQQLQESALVKQKQAHSDAIQLMLDAQMARNSAELANLALQKSEQQLLMAQEAAQVGIWEWDLLTQQCYFSPEYSKLYGYDSAQGITSNDEWRALVLPEDLAVIDAVWDSHILKGERFEVEFRARCLNGELRWFVSKGKALYDADGTPVRLSGINLDITIRKQTEQQLHILVQAVEQSSEGIIITNMHYEIEYANQAYLHNCGYSFAELIRQNPRILNSGKTPKATIKAFWEAMQQGKSWKGEFINKRKDDSEYVAFSLITPLRQPDGSISHYVSVQEDITEKKRNARELDEYRYRLEALVESRTAELQTAIAHAQAANQAKTAFLANMSHEIRTPLNAIIGLTHLLKQSGLNTDQRTRLEKIAASGQHLLSIINDILDLSKIEAGHLQLELRDFALESVLDNVCSLFSTQAKAKGLTISVDNDSVPTWLWGDQTRVRQIMLNFVSNAIKFTEQGGICLRAKLLEESPQGIGVRFEVEDSGIGISADFLPHLFDAFTQADVSTARTFGGTGLGLAISRRVAKLMGGEVGVESTPGVGSIFWFTVVLQRGHGLHSVTKNTKRVSAETQLREQYAGTRILVVDDNAINLEVAEALLHAVGLSVDTAVNGAIAVEKIFNQQYALVLMDMHMPEMDGLQATRKIRNNPLFANLPILAMTANAFDEDRNRCKAVGMNDFVTKPVNPESFYAVLLRWLAPVQKDPALQEHELSALPSPTTVGQNNSTAAQAIPEQWLNIPGINIQQCMNVVNGDVEKLQRLLTMFVSGHANDMVNILTAIRDGDRPKAKRISHALKGVAGTMAMTDLYKSAEALDRGLYQSLPDNDCITLALACEQQLQNIVQAIRE